Proteins from a single region of Oceanivirga salmonicida:
- a CDS encoding lipoate--protein ligase codes for MYLIEPIKNGKRITDGAIALAMQVYVQKNIFLDDDILFPYYCDSKVEIGKYQNALVETNQEYLKENNIPVVRRDTGGGAIYVDSGSVNICYLINDNGVFGDFKRTYKPALEALHSLGATEAIMSGRNDLTIEGKKISGAAMTIVNNRVYGGYSLLLDVNYDAMEKVLSPNIKKIESKGIKSVRSRVGSIREYLSDEYKNITVEEFKNEMVCRLLGIKSINEAKRYELTEQDWIGIEKLADEKYKNWEWNYGNSPQYSYHRDARFKGGTIDIHLEIEKGRISACRIYGDFFGRADIADIEKALVGTKMQREDVYNELLKFDLKSYFGLIELDELVDLIFS; via the coding sequence ATGTACCTTATAGAACCTATAAAAAATGGGAAACGTATTACAGATGGGGCAATTGCATTAGCAATGCAAGTTTATGTTCAAAAAAATATATTTTTAGACGATGATATATTATTCCCGTATTATTGTGATTCAAAAGTAGAAATTGGTAAATATCAAAATGCACTTGTTGAAACTAATCAAGAATATTTAAAAGAAAATAATATTCCTGTTGTTAGAAGAGACACAGGTGGAGGAGCAATATATGTTGATTCAGGATCAGTTAATATTTGTTATTTAATAAATGATAATGGTGTTTTTGGAGATTTTAAAAGAACTTATAAACCTGCATTAGAGGCACTACACAGTTTAGGAGCAACGGAAGCTATAATGTCAGGGAGAAATGACCTGACTATAGAAGGTAAAAAAATATCGGGTGCGGCTATGACTATTGTTAATAATAGAGTGTATGGTGGATATTCACTTCTTTTAGATGTTAATTATGATGCTATGGAAAAAGTATTAAGTCCAAATATAAAAAAAATTGAATCTAAAGGAATAAAATCTGTTAGAAGTCGTGTTGGCTCAATTAGAGAATATTTATCAGATGAATATAAGAATATAACAGTAGAAGAATTTAAAAATGAAATGGTTTGTAGACTTTTAGGAATTAAATCAATAAATGAGGCTAAAAGATATGAATTAACAGAACAAGATTGGATAGGTATTGAGAAATTAGCTGATGAAAAATACAAAAATTGGGAATGGAATTATGGAAACTCTCCACAGTATAGTTATCATAGAGATGCTAGATTTAAAGGTGGTACAATAGATATTCATTTAGAAATAGAAAAAGGTCGTATATCAGCCTGTCGTATATATGGAGATTTTTTTGGAAGAGCAGATATAGCAGATATAGAAAAAGCATTAGTTGGTACTAAAATGCAAAGAGAAGATGTTTATAATGAATTATTAAAATTT